One genomic window of Acidobacteriota bacterium includes the following:
- a CDS encoding class I SAM-dependent methyltransferase produces the protein MMDQVVFDTLLLALEGGAVPVPASGPILVLNAEPGPWLMQLPKEQLVCRTSFKPSHDALKAAGFDVLAVDSVDVPAAGLTIVIPPRQRDQARALYARALLAAPEGGYVLACLPNTLGGKTGEKQLAEISGEADSLSKHKCRAFWARKQASLVNVEEAEDWIAQDSVREIEPGLYSRPGLFSWDRVDPGSELLADSVPEQTKGIGADLGGGYGFLSREILTHCPGVDRIDLYEAEYRAIGCIEATLAPFEGRFTAHWADVLKDLPEKAYDFVVMNPPFHTGRADNSALGRGFIRAASQTLKPGGTLWLVANRHLPYEAELSACFKEHEMLEDEAGYKIIRAARPKRPK, from the coding sequence ATGATGGACCAGGTTGTTTTCGATACGTTGTTGCTTGCCCTTGAGGGCGGCGCGGTGCCGGTGCCGGCGAGCGGGCCGATCCTCGTGCTGAATGCCGAGCCGGGGCCGTGGCTGATGCAGCTGCCGAAGGAGCAGCTGGTCTGCCGCACCAGCTTCAAGCCCTCGCATGATGCGCTGAAGGCGGCCGGCTTCGACGTCCTGGCCGTCGACTCGGTGGACGTGCCGGCGGCCGGGCTGACCATCGTGATCCCGCCGCGCCAGCGCGACCAGGCCCGCGCACTTTATGCCCGCGCGCTGCTGGCGGCGCCGGAGGGCGGCTATGTGCTCGCCTGCCTGCCGAACACGCTGGGCGGCAAGACCGGCGAGAAACAGCTGGCCGAAATCTCCGGCGAGGCCGACAGCCTGTCGAAGCACAAGTGCCGTGCCTTCTGGGCGCGCAAGCAGGCATCGCTGGTCAATGTCGAGGAGGCCGAAGACTGGATCGCGCAGGATTCCGTGCGCGAGATCGAACCCGGTCTCTACAGCCGGCCGGGCCTGTTCAGCTGGGACCGGGTGGACCCCGGCAGCGAGCTGCTCGCCGATTCCGTGCCCGAACAGACCAAGGGCATCGGCGCCGATCTGGGCGGTGGATACGGCTTCCTGTCGCGCGAGATCCTGACGCACTGCCCGGGCGTGGATCGCATCGACCTCTACGAGGCCGAATATCGCGCCATCGGATGCATCGAAGCCACGCTCGCGCCCTTCGAGGGCCGCTTCACGGCGCATTGGGCCGACGTGCTGAAGGACCTGCCCGAGAAAGCCTACGACTTCGTCGTGATGAACCCGCCGTTCCATACGGGCCGCGCCGACAATTCGGCGCTGGGCCGGGGCTTCATCCGGGCGGCATCGCAGACGCTGAAACCGGGCGGTACGCTGTGGCTCGTCGCCAACCGGCACCTGCCCTACGAAGCGGAGCTGTCCGCCTGCTTCAAGGAGCACGAGATGCTGGAAGACGAGGCCGGCTACAAGATCATCCGCGCCGCGCGGCCGAAGCGTCCGAAATGA
- a CDS encoding ABC-F family ATP-binding cassette domain-containing protein: MAQPPLISLTDVRLSFGSGWLFEGVTLSLAKGERAALVGRNGAGKSTLMKIISEVIEPDSGEVWRQPGITYATVPQEPDLSGFATVLDYVSEGLDGAYLAEAEIMEFDIDPSADPQTLSGGQKRRAALAKAFAQAPTILLLDEPTNHLDVPMIEALESRLKAFNGVVLVVSHDRRFLETVSTNTLWLRQGKVLKSPDGYVKFDEWAEQVELEDERQMRRMTTQLKDEQHWLARGVTGRRKRNQGRLARLRQMKVDHANMRSALADRKSTAEFSADAGEALSKKVIEVRGLSKTYQTADGPLVIAKDLNLRILRGDRIGIIGPNGAGKTTLVRLLLGEIAPDAGTVRHSSTLQVTYQDQTRDTLNASDSVWEALAPMGGDSINVQGHQRHVAAYAKDFLFRPEQLRQPVGALSGGERNRLALAIGLAQTSNLLVMDEPTNDLDMQTLDLLEDMLLAYEGTLILVSHDRAFLDATVTSCLCPLGGGEWIQTAGGWSDAQQQLKGARPKSAAKADKPKAAATQAAPKSKPAAKLSFKDEHRQKEIDALIPKLQAEIAKLEAELADPGLYARDAAAFNTKSARIGAARDQLDAVEMEWLEIEEKRAGLIGS; this comes from the coding sequence ATGGCCCAGCCCCCCCTGATATCCCTCACCGACGTTCGCCTGTCCTTTGGCAGCGGCTGGCTGTTCGAAGGCGTGACCCTGTCGCTGGCCAAAGGCGAGCGCGCGGCGCTGGTCGGGCGCAATGGCGCGGGCAAGTCGACGCTGATGAAAATCATCTCGGAAGTGATCGAGCCCGATTCCGGCGAAGTCTGGCGCCAGCCCGGCATCACCTACGCCACCGTTCCTCAGGAACCTGACCTCTCGGGTTTCGCCACCGTACTCGACTACGTCTCAGAAGGCCTCGACGGCGCGTATCTCGCCGAAGCCGAGATCATGGAATTCGACATCGACCCGTCCGCCGATCCGCAAACCCTGTCCGGCGGACAGAAGCGCCGGGCTGCGCTGGCCAAGGCGTTCGCGCAGGCGCCGACCATCCTGCTGCTGGACGAGCCGACAAACCATCTCGACGTGCCGATGATCGAAGCGCTCGAAAGCCGCCTCAAGGCGTTCAACGGCGTCGTGCTGGTGGTCAGCCACGACCGGCGCTTCCTTGAGACCGTGTCGACCAACACGCTCTGGCTGCGCCAGGGCAAGGTGCTGAAAAGCCCCGACGGGTATGTGAAGTTCGACGAATGGGCCGAACAGGTTGAACTCGAAGACGAACGCCAGATGCGCCGCATGACGACGCAGCTGAAGGATGAACAGCACTGGCTCGCCCGCGGCGTCACCGGCCGGCGCAAGCGCAACCAGGGCCGCCTCGCGCGCCTGCGCCAGATGAAGGTGGACCATGCCAACATGCGCTCCGCCCTGGCCGACCGCAAATCGACCGCCGAATTCAGCGCTGACGCGGGCGAGGCGCTGAGCAAGAAGGTCATCGAAGTCAGAGGCCTGTCGAAAACCTATCAGACGGCGGACGGTCCGCTTGTCATCGCGAAAGACCTCAACCTGCGCATCCTGCGCGGCGACCGGATCGGCATCATCGGGCCGAACGGCGCGGGCAAGACCACGCTCGTGCGCCTCTTGCTCGGAGAGATCGCGCCCGATGCCGGCACGGTGCGGCATTCCAGCACGCTGCAGGTGACCTATCAGGACCAGACACGCGACACGCTGAACGCGTCCGACTCCGTCTGGGAGGCCCTCGCCCCGATGGGCGGCGACTCGATCAACGTGCAGGGCCACCAGCGCCACGTCGCGGCCTATGCCAAGGACTTCCTGTTCCGCCCGGAACAGCTGCGCCAGCCTGTCGGCGCGCTCTCCGGCGGCGAACGCAACCGCCTGGCGCTCGCCATCGGCCTTGCGCAAACGTCGAACCTCCTCGTGATGGACGAACCGACCAACGATCTCGACATGCAGACGCTGGACCTGCTCGAAGACATGTTGCTGGCGTATGAGGGCACGCTGATCCTCGTCAGCCACGACCGCGCTTTCCTCGATGCCACTGTCACCAGCTGCCTCTGCCCGCTCGGCGGCGGCGAATGGATCCAGACGGCCGGCGGCTGGAGCGATGCGCAGCAGCAGCTGAAAGGCGCGCGTCCGAAATCCGCCGCGAAGGCCGACAAGCCGAAAGCCGCCGCCACGCAGGCCGCCCCGAAATCGAAGCCCGCCGCCAAGCTCTCCTTCAAGGACGAACACCGCCAGAAGGAGATCGACGCGCTGATCCCGAAGCTGCAGGCCGAGATCGCCAAGCTTGAAGCCGAGCTGGCCGACCCCGGCCTCTATGCGCGCGACGCCGCCGCCTTCAACACCAAGTCCGCCCGCATCGGCGCCGCCCGCGACCAGCTCGATGCGGTCGAAATGGAATGGCTGGAAATCGAGGAAAAACGCGCCGGCCTGATCGGCTCGTGA
- a CDS encoding peptide chain release factor 3 has translation MNYIEEAARRRTFAIISHPDAGKTTLTENLLLAGGAIRAAGEVAARGQARRTRSDWMKIERDRGISVSASVMTFEFDGFMFNLLDTPGHEDFSEDTYRTLTAADCAVMVLDAAKGIEPQTLKLFEVCRMRDIPIVTFINKMDREALEPIALLDEVQDKLQLDTAPLYWPAASGQRFSGMLDLERDVFLQFERRPGEPARIGPATEIPGDAASLKAELDPYVVAELTEGVDMARSLLPAFDREAFRSGHMTPVVFGSALRYFGVAELLRTLHSYAPAPRDQKAVKKADPIKVHASDPNVSGFVFKIQANMDPNHRDRVAFVRLCSGEFRRGMRLKTASGKQLNIHNPMMFMAQDREIAETAYAGDVIGVSNHGQLRVGDSLSESGEIQFGGIPNFAPELLRRARVKDPMKAKHLRKALESLAEEGVTQLFTPQIGSDMIVGAVGQLQFEVMIERMTAEYSLEVMFEPAPYNVARWLSSDDPKKLEEFLEKNKSASGTDLDGAPVYLAKNAWDVGYAQEKNPAIRFTATKERSV, from the coding sequence ATGAACTATATCGAAGAAGCCGCGCGCCGGCGCACCTTTGCGATCATTTCACACCCGGACGCCGGCAAGACGACGCTGACCGAAAACCTGCTGCTGGCAGGCGGCGCCATTCGCGCGGCCGGCGAAGTGGCGGCCCGCGGGCAGGCGCGGCGCACGAGGTCGGACTGGATGAAGATCGAGCGCGACCGCGGCATTTCGGTGTCGGCGTCGGTGATGACGTTCGAGTTCGACGGCTTCATGTTCAACCTGCTCGATACACCGGGCCACGAGGACTTCTCCGAAGATACCTACCGCACACTGACGGCGGCCGACTGCGCGGTCATGGTGCTGGACGCGGCCAAAGGCATCGAGCCGCAGACGCTGAAACTGTTCGAAGTGTGCCGCATGCGGGACATTCCGATCGTCACCTTCATCAACAAGATGGACCGCGAGGCGCTGGAGCCGATTGCGCTCTTGGACGAGGTGCAGGACAAGCTGCAGCTGGACACGGCGCCGCTGTACTGGCCCGCGGCCAGCGGCCAGCGCTTCTCAGGCATGCTGGACCTTGAGCGCGATGTCTTCCTGCAATTCGAACGCCGTCCGGGTGAGCCCGCGCGCATTGGTCCGGCCACGGAGATTCCGGGCGATGCCGCGAGCCTGAAGGCCGAGCTTGACCCTTACGTGGTCGCGGAGCTGACGGAAGGCGTGGACATGGCGCGCAGCCTGCTGCCGGCCTTTGACCGCGAAGCGTTTCGCTCCGGACACATGACGCCGGTCGTGTTCGGCTCGGCGCTGCGCTATTTCGGCGTGGCGGAACTGCTCCGTACGCTGCACAGCTATGCCCCGGCGCCGCGCGACCAGAAGGCAGTGAAGAAGGCCGATCCGATCAAGGTTCATGCCTCGGACCCGAACGTCAGCGGCTTCGTGTTCAAGATCCAGGCGAACATGGACCCCAACCACCGCGACCGGGTTGCCTTCGTGCGGCTCTGCTCGGGCGAATTCCGGCGCGGCATGCGCCTGAAGACCGCCAGCGGCAAGCAGCTGAACATTCACAACCCGATGATGTTCATGGCGCAGGACCGCGAGATTGCCGAAACCGCCTATGCCGGCGACGTGATCGGTGTGTCGAACCACGGCCAGCTGCGCGTCGGCGATTCATTGTCCGAGAGCGGAGAGATCCAGTTCGGCGGCATCCCGAACTTTGCGCCGGAATTGCTGCGCCGGGCGCGCGTGAAGGATCCGATGAAGGCGAAACACTTGCGCAAGGCGCTGGAAAGCCTTGCCGAAGAGGGCGTCACGCAATTGTTCACGCCGCAGATCGGCTCCGACATGATCGTCGGCGCGGTCGGCCAGCTGCAGTTCGAGGTGATGATCGAACGGATGACGGCCGAATACAGCCTCGAAGTGATGTTCGAGCCGGCGCCCTACAACGTGGCGCGCTGGCTGTCATCGGACGATCCGAAGAAGCTCGAGGAATTCCTCGAGAAGAACAAGTCCGCCTCCGGAACGGACCTCGACGGCGCGCCGGTCTATCTCGCCAAGAATGCCTGGGATGTCGGCTACGCGCAGGAAAAGAATCCGGCGATCCGGTTTACCGCCACGAAGGAACGGTCGGTCTAG
- a CDS encoding alpha/beta fold hydrolase has product MKHAVMAALGAALLAACTTAPAAAPVGASARFADPVSIDETYPPGIAEVFFDSHGDRLNGHIYLANGAGPHPTVILLHGFPGNEKNLDLAQALRRDGFNVLFFHYRGAWGSEGTYSFTHLIEDVGAAADFLRAHAADYRVDADKLITIGHSMGGFAALQGAARDPAIACAAGIAPANIGARATAFDESPEFEAGFRAYSDSLQMLHGYSGEAGVAEIRANAGTFELQNLTPGLEGKKVLIIGGDKDASVSLDGVIRPLIAAYEADPAIQTTGVVLSGDHSFSWSREALINTVADWAAGCR; this is encoded by the coding sequence ATGAAACATGCCGTGATGGCCGCCCTTGGCGCGGCCCTGCTTGCCGCCTGCACCACTGCGCCTGCTGCGGCGCCCGTAGGGGCGAGCGCGCGCTTCGCCGATCCGGTGAGCATCGACGAAACCTATCCGCCCGGCATCGCGGAAGTCTTCTTCGACAGCCACGGCGACCGGTTGAATGGCCACATCTATCTTGCGAATGGCGCAGGCCCGCATCCGACCGTGATCCTGTTGCATGGCTTTCCGGGCAACGAGAAGAACCTCGACCTGGCGCAGGCGCTGCGCCGTGATGGCTTCAACGTGCTGTTCTTCCACTATCGCGGCGCCTGGGGCAGCGAAGGCACCTATTCCTTCACGCACCTGATCGAAGATGTCGGCGCCGCCGCCGATTTCCTACGCGCCCACGCCGCCGACTACCGGGTGGATGCGGACAAGCTGATCACCATCGGCCATTCGATGGGCGGGTTTGCAGCGCTGCAAGGGGCGGCGCGCGATCCGGCGATTGCCTGCGCCGCCGGCATCGCGCCGGCGAACATCGGCGCGCGGGCAACGGCCTTCGATGAGAGCCCCGAATTCGAAGCCGGTTTCCGCGCCTATTCCGACAGCCTGCAGATGTTGCACGGCTATTCAGGCGAGGCCGGCGTCGCAGAAATCCGCGCCAATGCGGGCACGTTCGAGCTTCAGAACCTGACGCCCGGGCTGGAAGGCAAGAAGGTGCTGATCATTGGCGGCGACAAGGATGCGTCCGTGTCACTCGACGGCGTGATCAGGCCGCTGATCGCCGCCTACGAAGCCGACCCGGCCATCCAGACGACCGGTGTGGTGCTGTCCGGCGACCATTCCTTCTCATGGTCGCGCGAGGCGCTGATCAACACGGTCGCGGACTGGGCGGCCGGCTGCCGCTGA
- a CDS encoding pseudouridine synthase produces the protein MNDTRKLAKYLASLGYGARKDMETAIRRGRVTGWGEELRFDGEPLDPPPGMILMLNKPAGFTCSHSDAGRLVYELLPARFQLRDPKVSSVGRLDADTTGLLLFTDDGALLHRLISPKSALEKSYEARLARPLEGHEGALFAAGTLVLRGEDKPCLPARLEVTGPQSARLTLTEGRYHQVRRMFAAAGNHVESLHRAQFGPLHLDGLAEGAWRLLTAAEAAALRA, from the coding sequence ATGAACGACACGCGCAAGCTCGCCAAATACCTGGCAAGTCTCGGCTATGGCGCGCGCAAGGACATGGAGACTGCGATCCGGCGCGGCCGCGTGACGGGCTGGGGCGAGGAGCTGCGCTTCGACGGCGAGCCGCTGGACCCGCCGCCCGGAATGATCCTGATGCTGAACAAGCCGGCCGGCTTCACCTGCTCGCACTCGGATGCCGGGCGGCTCGTGTACGAACTCCTGCCCGCGCGCTTCCAGCTGCGCGATCCGAAGGTTTCCTCGGTCGGCCGGCTGGATGCGGACACGACCGGCCTTCTCCTGTTCACCGATGACGGCGCCTTGCTGCACCGGCTGATCTCGCCGAAGTCCGCACTCGAGAAATCCTATGAGGCCCGCCTCGCGCGGCCGCTGGAGGGGCACGAAGGCGCGCTGTTCGCCGCCGGCACGCTGGTGCTGCGCGGCGAGGACAAGCCCTGCCTGCCCGCGCGCCTTGAGGTGACCGGCCCGCAATCGGCGCGGCTGACCTTGACCGAAGGACGTTATCACCAGGTGCGCCGCATGTTCGCCGCCGCCGGCAACCATGTCGAAAGCCTTCACCGCGCGCAGTTCGGCCCCCTGCATCTGGACGGCCTCGCCGAGGGCGCCTGGCGCCTGTTGACGGCCGCCGAAGCAGCCGCCCTGCGCGCCTGA
- a CDS encoding winged helix-turn-helix transcriptional regulator, producing MVQFLPTRLDASFAALSDATRRGVLEHLESGDASISELAARFGMTLTGMKKHVAVLEVAGLVTTEKVGRVRRCRLDPGGLDEEAAWIKRRREVWQARFDALDTLIEDLKQKEKLNGRKKR from the coding sequence ATGGTTCAGTTTTTGCCAACCCGCCTCGATGCCTCGTTCGCCGCCCTGTCGGATGCAACCCGGCGCGGAGTACTCGAACATCTCGAGTCCGGCGATGCCTCGATCAGCGAGCTGGCTGCAAGGTTCGGCATGACGCTGACCGGCATGAAGAAGCACGTCGCCGTGCTGGAAGTGGCAGGGCTGGTTACCACCGAAAAGGTTGGCCGCGTACGCAGATGCCGCCTCGACCCAGGCGGACTGGACGAGGAGGCCGCCTGGATAAAACGGCGCCGCGAAGTCTGGCAGGCGCGCTTTGACGCGCTGGACACGTTGATCGAAGACTTGAAACAGAAGGAGAAGCTCAATGGGCGAAAGAAGCGATAG
- a CDS encoding lipopolysaccharide biosynthesis protein, producing MLKKQILKGTSWLLAGRLVSNLLGLLSTLIAARLLMPEDFGLMAIAMSVFGIAGAVVELPVGAALVQMKDARKEDFDTAWTINVLRGAMVAGLMLLAAWPASLISGDPRLFGLVAALAAYPMLLGLRNSWFEQYIRDMDFSREALIDVLTKAVSISVTVWVGLATRSYWALPAGLIAAGLANTVLSFALRPQLPAFGLKSFRKFFGFSIWVGLGNVADNIRDASTTLMLGRFLGTAKLGAFSVGSQFGERLELVLYAPMERTLFAAFSSIQDDPARVRRVYLTSIHSCFAIILPVCAGMGLLAPEIIGLALGPQWPVAALVLAFAAPITAVYLLAGLSNSLANALGHPRALFRFKAISASLHVPALAVGLMTGGLVGALWACAFTAFVWYLFSLHVIARLTGLTIRTQMSAVGRSTAAALAMCAAVLGARAAVFAGAGDSAGELVLRGALLALLGALTYAAAHLTLWQLSGRREGIEATAFSFLHGRFARP from the coding sequence ATGCTGAAGAAGCAGATCCTCAAGGGCACATCCTGGCTCCTCGCCGGGCGGCTGGTCAGCAACCTCCTCGGCCTGCTGAGTACACTGATTGCCGCGCGCCTGCTGATGCCGGAAGACTTCGGCCTGATGGCCATCGCGATGAGCGTGTTCGGCATTGCCGGCGCTGTGGTCGAGCTGCCCGTCGGCGCGGCGCTCGTTCAGATGAAGGATGCGCGCAAGGAAGATTTCGACACCGCCTGGACCATCAACGTGCTGCGCGGCGCGATGGTGGCGGGCCTGATGCTGCTCGCTGCCTGGCCGGCGTCGCTGATTTCGGGCGACCCGCGCCTGTTCGGCCTTGTCGCCGCGCTCGCCGCCTATCCCATGCTGCTCGGCCTGCGCAATTCCTGGTTCGAGCAGTATATCCGCGACATGGACTTCAGCCGCGAAGCGCTGATCGACGTGCTCACCAAGGCCGTGTCGATCAGCGTCACCGTCTGGGTCGGCCTCGCCACGCGCAGCTACTGGGCGCTGCCCGCCGGGCTGATCGCGGCTGGTCTGGCCAACACCGTCCTGTCATTTGCCCTGCGCCCGCAATTGCCGGCATTTGGGCTGAAATCCTTCCGCAAGTTCTTCGGCTTCTCGATCTGGGTCGGCCTCGGCAACGTCGCCGACAATATCCGCGATGCCTCGACGACCCTGATGCTCGGCCGGTTCCTCGGCACTGCAAAGCTCGGCGCCTTTTCGGTCGGCTCCCAGTTCGGCGAGCGGCTGGAACTGGTGCTCTACGCGCCGATGGAGCGCACCCTGTTTGCGGCCTTCAGTTCGATCCAGGACGATCCCGCCCGTGTGCGCCGGGTCTATCTCACCAGCATCCATTCCTGCTTCGCGATCATCCTGCCGGTCTGCGCCGGGATGGGCTTGCTCGCGCCGGAGATCATTGGCCTCGCGCTCGGCCCGCAATGGCCGGTTGCGGCGCTGGTGCTGGCATTCGCTGCCCCGATCACCGCCGTCTACCTGCTGGCCGGCCTCAGCAACTCGCTCGCCAACGCGCTCGGCCATCCCCGCGCGCTGTTCCGCTTCAAGGCGATCTCGGCGAGCCTGCATGTGCCGGCGCTGGCGGTGGGCCTGATGACGGGCGGGCTCGTCGGCGCGCTCTGGGCCTGCGCATTCACGGCTTTCGTCTGGTATCTCTTCAGCCTGCATGTGATCGCGCGGCTCACCGGTCTCACCATCCGGACGCAAATGTCCGCCGTCGGACGGTCAACTGCGGCCGCGCTCGCGATGTGCGCCGCAGTGCTGGGCGCGCGGGCGGCCGTGTTTGCCGGGGCGGGCGACAGCGCCGGCGAGCTGGTTTTGCGCGGGGCGCTGCTGGCCTTGCTGGGCGCGCTGACTTACGCCGCCGCGCACCTCACGCTGTGGCAGCTGTCCGGGCGGCGCGAGGGAATAGAGGCGACCGCTTTCTCGTTCCTGCATGGGCGGTTCGCTCGTCCGTGA
- a CDS encoding glycosyltransferase family 4 protein produces MSGKNLVVLRDRVPVRDAGFDPAAAPRADYELIRQLVSGEYVAASSLQPGLAKSLAGSSAAFGAAFAAMGLRGDTRAMFTTGEDIAFRLLPLLKLAGWKGKLFSVIHAAHSPKWQLAARLIGAGHVGAYYTVAKTQRDILVEKSGLPAGKVHFLYDSVDTDFFDPAKAETGAGGYAFACGLENRDYDTLAAAAAQVSRQVRVQASGYFPQEGAADAGVPANLEISRTRISYPDLRARYAAADFVVVPLHAVPYAAGVNGLLEGMAMGKAVIVTESPGLADYTGLDSLVRVPAGDPARLAEAMQALWQDPAACAEMGRANRDWAVRHASVEDYAATISGHMLAT; encoded by the coding sequence ATGTCCGGCAAAAATCTCGTTGTCCTGCGCGACCGTGTGCCGGTTCGGGACGCCGGCTTCGATCCCGCCGCCGCGCCGCGCGCCGATTACGAGCTGATCCGCCAGCTGGTTTCCGGGGAATACGTGGCCGCCTCCAGCCTCCAGCCGGGCCTCGCCAAGTCGCTCGCCGGCTCCAGCGCCGCCTTCGGTGCCGCCTTTGCGGCGATGGGGCTTCGGGGCGACACACGCGCAATGTTCACCACCGGCGAGGACATCGCCTTCCGCCTCCTGCCGCTGCTGAAGCTTGCCGGATGGAAGGGTAAGCTGTTCAGCGTCATCCACGCCGCCCACAGCCCGAAATGGCAGCTCGCCGCCCGCCTGATCGGGGCCGGCCATGTCGGCGCCTACTATACCGTTGCGAAGACGCAGCGCGACATCCTCGTCGAGAAGTCAGGCCTGCCGGCGGGCAAGGTGCATTTCCTCTACGACTCCGTCGATACGGACTTCTTCGATCCTGCAAAGGCGGAGACCGGTGCCGGCGGATATGCCTTCGCATGCGGGCTCGAGAACCGCGACTATGACACGCTCGCTGCGGCGGCCGCACAGGTCAGCCGGCAGGTGCGCGTGCAGGCGTCCGGCTATTTCCCGCAGGAAGGCGCGGCGGATGCGGGCGTGCCGGCAAATCTCGAGATCAGCCGTACACGGATCAGCTATCCTGACCTGCGCGCCCGCTATGCCGCCGCCGATTTCGTTGTCGTGCCGCTGCATGCCGTGCCTTATGCGGCGGGCGTCAACGGCCTGCTGGAAGGCATGGCGATGGGCAAGGCGGTGATCGTCACCGAGTCGCCCGGCCTCGCCGACTATACCGGTCTCGATTCGCTCGTGCGCGTGCCCGCCGGCGATCCCGCGCGCCTCGCCGAGGCCATGCAGGCATTGTGGCAAGACCCGGCCGCCTGCGCCGAGATGGGCCGCGCCAACCGCGACTGGGCCGTGAGGCATGCGTCGGTGGAAGACTACGCTGCCACCATCTCCGGCCACATGCTGGCCACCTGA
- a CDS encoding PaaI family thioesterase: protein MSELTPPEGYAPHFRKSRFTDPWEPLFSRSGEREVSIGLRLGEAHCNSRGLVHGGLIAAIADNAMGLSCGAALASEGHAAPGGLVTVTLSTDYLGTARLGQWFATHTHFVKTGRSLCFADCLVQADGRPIARANATFKVLGKVPGSD, encoded by the coding sequence ATGTCAGAACTCACGCCGCCCGAAGGCTACGCGCCGCATTTCCGCAAGTCGCGCTTCACCGATCCCTGGGAGCCGCTGTTCTCCAGGTCGGGCGAGCGCGAGGTCTCGATCGGCCTCCGGCTCGGCGAGGCGCATTGCAACTCGCGCGGCCTGGTGCATGGCGGGTTGATTGCAGCCATCGCCGACAATGCGATGGGCCTTTCCTGCGGCGCGGCGCTCGCCTCCGAAGGTCACGCTGCGCCCGGCGGCCTCGTCACCGTCACTCTGTCGACTGACTATCTCGGCACCGCCCGGCTCGGCCAATGGTTCGCCACGCACACCCACTTCGTCAAGACCGGCCGCAGCCTCTGTTTCGCCGATTGCCTGGTTCAGGCGGACGGGCGCCCGATCGCCCGCGCCAACGCCACCTTCAAGGTTCTGGGCAAGGTTCCGGGCAGCGATTAA
- a CDS encoding acetyl-CoA C-acetyltransferase, producing the protein MAEAYIVDAVRTPRGIGKVGKGALAHMHPQHLAATVLSALAERNKLDTATVDDIIWGTSSQRGAQGADMGRMAALDAGFDIKASGVTLDRFCGSGITSVALAAAQVMSGMEDCVIAGGCEMMSYTAASADPKNPPTMDAGNTRLREKHPQSQQGVCADAIATLEGIDRQAVDALAVTSQQRAARAIAEGRFNKSVVPVYNVDGTLALDHEEFPRPQTTMESLAGLKTVFNMYMDIPVDDKGNTYGNMVTRKYPQLEGKINHVHHAGNSSGVVDGAAAILVTSKDYADKHGLKPRARIVATANIGDCPTLMLNAPVAAAKKVLEKAGLKTTDIDVYEINEAFSVVAEKFIRDLKLDREKVNINGGAIALGHPIGATGSILIGTALDELERSGGRYGLVTMCAAGGMAPAIIIERIDA; encoded by the coding sequence ATGGCCGAAGCCTATATCGTTGACGCCGTCCGCACCCCGCGCGGCATCGGCAAGGTTGGCAAGGGCGCGCTTGCGCACATGCACCCGCAGCACCTCGCCGCCACCGTCCTCAGCGCCCTCGCCGAGCGCAACAAGCTCGACACCGCCACCGTCGACGACATCATCTGGGGCACCTCCAGCCAGCGCGGCGCGCAGGGCGCCGACATGGGCCGCATGGCCGCGCTCGATGCCGGCTTCGACATCAAGGCCTCGGGCGTCACGCTCGACCGTTTCTGCGGCTCGGGCATCACCTCGGTCGCCCTCGCTGCAGCGCAGGTCATGTCCGGCATGGAAGACTGCGTCATCGCCGGCGGCTGCGAAATGATGAGCTACACGGCCGCTTCGGCTGACCCGAAAAACCCGCCGACGATGGACGCCGGCAACACCCGCCTGCGCGAAAAGCACCCGCAGTCGCAGCAGGGCGTCTGCGCCGACGCGATCGCCACGCTGGAAGGCATTGACCGTCAGGCCGTTGACGCGCTCGCCGTCACCAGCCAGCAGCGCGCCGCCCGCGCCATCGCCGAAGGCCGTTTCAACAAGTCGGTCGTGCCGGTCTACAACGTCGACGGCACGCTGGCCCTCGACCATGAGGAATTCCCGCGCCCGCAGACGACGATGGAAAGCCTCGCCGGCCTGAAGACCGTGTTCAACATGTACATGGACATCCCGGTCGACGACAAAGGCAACACCTATGGCAACATGGTGACCCGCAAGTACCCGCAGCTGGAAGGCAAGATCAATCACGTGCACCATGCCGGCAACTCGTCGGGCGTGGTTGACGGCGCCGCCGCCATCCTCGTCACCTCGAAAGACTATGCCGACAAGCACGGCCTGAAGCCGCGCGCCCGCATCGTCGCCACGGCGAACATCGGCGACTGCCCGACCCTGATGCTGAACGCCCCGGTCGCCGCTGCCAAGAAAGTGCTCGAGAAGGCCGGCCTGAAAACCACCGACATCGACGTCTATGAAATCAACGAGGCTTTCTCGGTCGTCGCCGAGAAGTTCATCCGTGACCTGAAACTCGACCGTGAGAAAGTGAACATCAACGGCGGCGCGATCGCCCTCGGCCACCCGATCGGCGCGACCGGTTCGATCCTCATCGGCACCGCGCTCGACGAACTCGAGCGTTCGGGCGGCCGCTACGGCCTCGTCACCATGTGCGCCGCTGGCGGCATGGCGCCTGCGATCATCATCGAGCGCATCGACGCCTGA